TGTGCGTTCGTGCTCGTTGAAAAAAGCTGAACACGGTTCTGGCCCGTCGAGTCGTCCATCACCATCTGGTTGTAGCCGCTGCCCTGATATTCCTTGGACTTGTAGCCGGATAGCAGACCGTTGGAATGCCAGTGAGGTTGCGTTGCGCCGTTGTAAACCCGGCCCGTTACAAGAGGTCTATCGCAATCGCCGTCTACCCAGTTGATCAGCACTTCTTCGCCGATTCTCGGGACATGTACACCGCCATACTCACCACCGGTATCAGACATGGCGACACGAACCCAGCACGACGCTTTTTCGTCACCCTCGTTGAGGCGATCCCAGTGAAAACGCACCTTGATGCGATTCAGCGGATCGGTATAGACCTCCGCATTTGCAGGGCCGACGACAATCGCGGTCTGCAAATGCATCTTCGGTTTGTGATGGGTAAATGGGCTGCGAAACGGAACAATCTTGCGCTGAGCTTCGATCTCAACGAGAAAGAATCCTTCGCTGCCATCCGCATGCGCGACCTTCAGGCCGTGATGGTTAGCTTTCGCAGCAGCGAGCTCGCTCTTAAGGCTGTGCGGGAAATCGGTCGCCTGACTGGACACTGGCAGGTTGTTCTCGATGAACCAGGCGGTTTCGATAATCGCAAACTGGCGGTTTTGCTGGCTATCTGGCGCATGGCCGGGATGATCGTCAAGCTGAAACCAGTATCCCGCATCCGCACCCCGCACACCACCCGAGCCATAGAACCGTTTTGCCCGCGATTCCCATTCTTCCACGCGGATTTTTGACAGTGCGTCGCCCCGGTCCTGCGTCCCATAGGTGTAGGCTCCGGTGTATTCATACACCTCAGCCTGCTCAGGCAGATTCCCCTGCGTAGGAAGCGTTGGAATGCTTGTGCCCTTGGCAAAGGTGGGAGAAGCGGGTGCCTTGTAATCGAAGGTGCGGGTCGTGAGTGTCGTGCTTTGCAGTGTTCGCGTGCCCGACCACTGAACCAGCGCATCGGTTTCGCTGTTCGTGCCGGCGCGATAAAACTGAACTGTCTGCGGTGAAAGAGGCTGGAACGTGTCGAGGCTGTCCGTAACGATGAGCGTATGCGATTTGCCATCGCTCGCCTGCTCGAAGTAGCCGAATAGCCCCTCGTTTTCCATCAAACGGTGGACGAAATTCCAGTCGTCCTCGTATTGCATGCAGAACGACCGCGAGGGCAACGGCTTACTCAACGCAAAGCGAAATGCGCCTTGGGCTTGCGGATGCATGTTGAAGACATCGGTGAGGATTTCGTCGGCCGGCTTGTCCTGCCAGATTCGCGCATCTTTGCGAAAGCGCAGGAAGTGCATCCATGACGCATAGCCGATCTGATAACTCGTCAGCCCGCTGTCCGATCCAAGACGCCGTGCGGTATGTACGTAACCGTGATGAGGAAGATAGGACCTGTCCGTCTGTTGAACCCAAAGCGTCACGGGCTGGGCGATCAGCTTTTTGAGTTCAATCGTGTCGGAGGTGGGCACGACATCGGCCGTGAATTCAAAATGGCGGCCAATTCGTGAATGACCAACGATTCGCCGGGGTAGCAGGACATTACTACCCAAAGGGCTATCCAGTTTAAGCAGGCGGTCGCTTTGCACGAGCCCGCCGGTGAGTGCCCCGATTATGTCTTGCGCTCCCATACCGCCTCTATTCTGTTTCGATTGACTGAGCAACCGCGTCGCGTGCGATTTTACGAAAGTTCAGATGAATCGACTAGCTATTCAATGTCAGTAAGTGTGATGCGTTATGGATTTGTTGGCCAATCAATGCAGACGGCATATCTACAAATTCTGCCAAGCAACTCTCAGCATATTCTTTCGGTTTAGGTTCTTTTTGAACATTGGTTTGAGCGGACTTTCCGGCTCAACTGCCTGCCAATGAAATCCGGGCATGTATCGTTCTCCAACGACAAAGTCAGTCACATGCTCTGATCCGAGCTTCTGCTTGGGAGGCACCTACCGCCCGCGCCCGCCACTTAGATGGCGTATCAAGTGGCGCGGGTCGTGCTGAAGGAATTGCCGGATGTCTTCTCTGCGGGTTGCGCTGTCAACAGCGCTTCTAAGAGCTCTAACATCGGCATCGACCACCCGGTCCAACCAGACAAAATAATCACGAAGCGGATCGGTGGCCCGCATCTACCTGATAACTTCAGTAACGCTTCGGATTTTCATGTAGCACCTAAAACCCCGATCTTCGCCTGTTGTTCAAAGTACCGAATGCGCAGGCGTTCTGTGGCGCCGATTGAAGAAACCGGTGTGTCTGCCGTTAATACGATAGCTAGGGACAACCGTCGACGAGACCATGATCATTCCAGAAACCGTTCAGCATATTTTTTCATTTATCGCGACCTTAATCGCACCCGCAATACTTGGAGCGCTTCAAAGTCGCCTCAAAGAACGGACGAAGTCGAGGAACGTGGAGCAGGGCCGCCTTGATCAATTGAGTGCATTCTTGGCCTTTGACGTGGTAAAGCGTGATCGACTGATTGTTGAGCAACAATTTCGAACCACATTCGGCGCACTCTACGAGTATAGCGAGATACTTTGCATACTGGATGGACGATCACCGCTGAAAGCTTTGACGTT
This genomic stretch from Paraburkholderia bryophila harbors:
- a CDS encoding type VI secretion system Vgr family protein, which translates into the protein MGAQDIIGALTGGLVQSDRLLKLDSPLGSNVLLPRRIVGHSRIGRHFEFTADVVPTSDTIELKKLIAQPVTLWVQQTDRSYLPHHGYVHTARRLGSDSGLTSYQIGYASWMHFLRFRKDARIWQDKPADEILTDVFNMHPQAQGAFRFALSKPLPSRSFCMQYEDDWNFVHRLMENEGLFGYFEQASDGKSHTLIVTDSLDTFQPLSPQTVQFYRAGTNSETDALVQWSGTRTLQSTTLTTRTFDYKAPASPTFAKGTSIPTLPTQGNLPEQAEVYEYTGAYTYGTQDRGDALSKIRVEEWESRAKRFYGSGGVRGADAGYWFQLDDHPGHAPDSQQNRQFAIIETAWFIENNLPVSSQATDFPHSLKSELAAAKANHHGLKVAHADGSEGFFLVEIEAQRKIVPFRSPFTHHKPKMHLQTAIVVGPANAEVYTDPLNRIKVRFHWDRLNEGDEKASCWVRVAMSDTGGEYGGVHVPRIGEEVLINWVDGDCDRPLVTGRVYNGATQPHWHSNGLLSGYKSKEYQGSGYNQMVMDDSTGQNRVQLFSTSTNAHLHLGYLIDQAGNNRGSYLGSGFDLKSDAYGAVRAGQGLYVTTYPTTSQPLDARQATSQLVNSESVLEAMSNASTTHQAESLKDGYDSLKSYTDATQNSVSGSSSGGNTAGGGTGNANGFKEPVMLFGSPSGIAMSTQQSVHIASDAQTNLVSGQSTHIATGKSLITSVTQKLSLFVQNAGMKLFAAKGKVEIQAHNDNIELTAQKSVKLVSATQSVNVMAQQDVLLTSGGAYIRISGGNIEIHAPGKIDIRGAQHSFDGPTSQSWPMPQLPKGDTTLPGKFVFSQ